The following are from one region of the Falco biarmicus isolate bFalBia1 chromosome 1, bFalBia1.pri, whole genome shotgun sequence genome:
- the KCTD7 gene encoding BTB/POZ domain-containing protein KCTD7 isoform X1 produces the protein MVVVTGQNKVSGNPDDAMSSSDAEDDFQEPATPTATQAGQALPLLPQQFPEVVPLNVGGMYFTTRLSTLRRYEDTMLAAMFSGRHYIPTDAEGRYFIDRDGTYFGDILNFLRSGDLPPRERVRSVYKEAQYYSIGPLLDNLEDIQPLKGEKVRQAFLGLMPYYKDHLERIIEIAKLRAMQRKARFAKLKVCVFKEEMPITPYECPHFNSLRFERSESETKLFEHHCEVDVSFGPWEAVADVYDLLHCIVTDLSDRGITVDHQCIGVCDKHLINHYYCKRPIYEFKITWW, from the exons ATGGTGGTAGTTACGGGGCAGAACAAAGTGAGTGGGAACCCGGATGATGCCATGTCGAGCTCGGATGCGGAGGATGATTTCCAAGAGCCGGCCACTCCTACCGCAACCCAGGCGGGACAAGCGCTACCTCTGCTGCCTCAGCAG TTTCCAGAAGTTGTTCCACTAAACGTAGGAGGCATGTATTTTACAACAAGACTGTCAACACTGAGACGTTATGAGGACACAATGTTGGCGGCTATGTTTAGTGGAAGACACTATATTCCAACAGATGCTGAAGGCAGATACTTTATTGACAGAGATGGAACCTACTTTGG AGACATACTTAACTTCTTGCGGTCTGGTGACCTGCCACCAAGAGAACGAGTGAGGTCAGTTTACAAGGAAGCTCAGTATTATTCCATAGGACCATTGCTAGACAATCTAGAGGATATTCAGcctctgaaaggagaaaaagttagACAAGCTTTCCTGGGCCTAATGCCATATTACAAAG atcattTGGAGCGGATAATTGAAATAGCAAAGCTTAGAGctatgcaaagaaaagcaagatttgCAAAATTGAAGGTCTGTGTCTTCAAAGAAGAGATGCCCATCACTCCCTATGAATGCCCACATTTCAATTCTTTACGTTTTGAAAGGAGTGAAAGCGAGACAAAGCTATTTGAACATCACTGCGAAGTAGATGTATCTTTTGGCCCCTGGGAGGCTGTGGCTGATGTATATGATCTTCTGCACTGTATTGTGACAGACCTGTCTGACAGAGGGATAACTGTGGATCATCAGTGTATTGGTGTCTGTGATAAACACCTGATAAATCACTATTACTGCAAGCGTCCTATCTATGAATTCAAGATTACTTGGTGGTGA
- the KCTD7 gene encoding BTB/POZ domain-containing protein KCTD7 isoform X2, translating to MVVVTGQNKVSGNPDDAMSSSDAEDDFQEPATPTATQAGQALPLLPQQFPEVVPLNVGGMYFTTRLSTLRRYEDTMLAAMFSGRHYIPTDAEGRYFIDRDGTYFGDILNFLRSGDLPPRERVRSVYKEAQYYSIGPLLDNLEDIQPLKGEKVRQAFLGLMPYYKDHLERIIEIAKLRAMQRKARFAKLKVCVFKEEMPITPYECPHFNSLRFERSESETKLFEHHCEVDVSFGPWEAVADVYDLLHCIVTDLSDRGITVDHQCIGVCDKHLINHYYCKRPIYEFKITW from the exons ATGGTGGTAGTTACGGGGCAGAACAAAGTGAGTGGGAACCCGGATGATGCCATGTCGAGCTCGGATGCGGAGGATGATTTCCAAGAGCCGGCCACTCCTACCGCAACCCAGGCGGGACAAGCGCTACCTCTGCTGCCTCAGCAG TTTCCAGAAGTTGTTCCACTAAACGTAGGAGGCATGTATTTTACAACAAGACTGTCAACACTGAGACGTTATGAGGACACAATGTTGGCGGCTATGTTTAGTGGAAGACACTATATTCCAACAGATGCTGAAGGCAGATACTTTATTGACAGAGATGGAACCTACTTTGG AGACATACTTAACTTCTTGCGGTCTGGTGACCTGCCACCAAGAGAACGAGTGAGGTCAGTTTACAAGGAAGCTCAGTATTATTCCATAGGACCATTGCTAGACAATCTAGAGGATATTCAGcctctgaaaggagaaaaagttagACAAGCTTTCCTGGGCCTAATGCCATATTACAAAG atcattTGGAGCGGATAATTGAAATAGCAAAGCTTAGAGctatgcaaagaaaagcaagatttgCAAAATTGAAGGTCTGTGTCTTCAAAGAAGAGATGCCCATCACTCCCTATGAATGCCCACATTTCAATTCTTTACGTTTTGAAAGGAGTGAAAGCGAGACAAAGCTATTTGAACATCACTGCGAAGTAGATGTATCTTTTGGCCCCTGGGAGGCTGTGGCTGATGTATATGATCTTCTGCACTGTATTGTGACAGACCTGTCTGACAGAGGGATAACTGTGGATCATCAGTGTATTGGTGTCTGTGATAAACACCTGATAAATCACTATTACTGCAAGCGTCCTATCTATGAATTCAAGATTACTTGGTG